Proteins encoded within one genomic window of Pithys albifrons albifrons isolate INPA30051 chromosome 9, PitAlb_v1, whole genome shotgun sequence:
- the GLRX3 gene encoding glutaredoxin-3, giving the protein MAGAVAAATSAEQFQELLQLRDRSLVVVHFWAPWAPQCAQMNEVMAALAKEHTQVTFVQLEAEAVPEVSEKYEISSVPTFLFFKNSQKVDRLDGAHAPELSRKVQRHVSSTAVPAAPGAGTKEDLNARLQKLINAAPCMLFMKGSPKEPRCGFSKQMVEILNKHGVSFSSFDIFSDEEVRQGLKTFSNWPTYPQLYVAGELIGGLDIIKELEASGELDTICPKAQKLEDRLKSLINKAPVMLFMKGNKQMAKCGFSKQILEIMNSTGVDYETFDILEDEEVRQGLKTFSNWPTYPQLYVKGELVGGLDIVKELKENGELLPVLKGEN; this is encoded by the exons ATGGCGGGGGCGGTGGCGGCCGCGACATCGGCCGAGCagttccaggagctgctgcagctccggGACAG GTCCCTGGTGGTGGTGCATTTCTGGGCACCATGGGCCCCTCAGTGTGCACAGATGAACGAGGTCATGGCCGCGCTGGCCAAGGAGCACACGCAGGTCACCTTCGTGCAG TTGGAAGCTGAAGCTGTGCCTGAAGTGTCGGAGAAATATGAAATTAGTTCTGTTCCAACGTTCTTGTTCTTTAAG AACTCGCAGAAGgtggacaggctggatggtGCCCACGCCCCCGAGCTGAGCAGGAAGGTGCAGCGCCACGTGTCCAGCACGGCCGTGCCCGCCGCGCCCGGCGCCGGCACCAAGGAGGACCTCAATGCGCGGCTGCAGAAGCTCATCAACGCTGCCCCCTGCATGCTCTTCATGAAGGGCTCTCCCAAGGAGCCCCGCTGTG gtTTCAGCAAGCAGATGGTGGAGATCCTGAACAAACACGGCGTCTCCTTCAGCAGCTTCGACATCTTCTCCGACGAGGAAGTTCGGCAGGGGCTGAAAACCTTCTCCAACTGGCCCACCTACCCCCAGCTCTACGTGGCTGGGGAGCTCATCGGGGGGCTGGACATCATCAAG GAACTGGAGGCATCTGGAGAGCTGGACACCATCTGTCCCAAGGCCCAGAAGTTGGAGGACAG GCTTAAATCCTTGATAAACAAAGCTCCTGTGATGCTCTTCATGAAGGGGAACAAACAG ATGGCCAAGTGTGGCTTCAGCAAACAAATCCTGGAAATTATGAACAGCACTGG tgtCGATTACGAGACCTTTGACATCCTGGAGGACGAAGAG GTGCGCCAAGGCCTGAAGACCTTCTCCAACTGGCCCACGTACCCCCAGCTCTATGTCAAGGGGGAGCTGGTGGGGGGCTTGGACATTGTCAAG gagctgaaggaaaaCGGTGAAttgctgcctgtgctgaagGGAGAAAATTGA